A DNA window from Iodobacter ciconiae contains the following coding sequences:
- a CDS encoding TIGR00366 family protein: MINRLSNFMTAFVSKYLPDPLIFALLLTIITFFSAWGLTDNTPVSLVKMWGDGFWNLLAFGMQMALVVVTGHALASSQPVKSLLSTTASIAKTPVQGVMLVTFVGSIACALNWGFGLVVGAMFAREVARKIPGSDYPLLIACAYIAFMTWGGGFSGSMPLLAATPGNPIAHYMVTEANPDGIIPITDTIFTGYNIFIMLALIITLPLITRMMFPKDGNVKSIDPALLAPEPSFQKQLGPDAVFAERIEESRALSYVIGLLGISYLCIYFYNKGFSITINTVNLIFLVAGILLHKTPMAYMRAISHAARSTAGILVQFPFYAGIQLMMEHSGLGGLITELFINIANRDNFPLMTFFSSALINFAVPSGGGHWVVQGPFVIPAAQALGADLGKSTMAIAYGEQWMNMAQPFWALPALAIAGLGVRDIMGFCMTALIFTAPIFIIGLYFF; this comes from the coding sequence ATGATTAATCGTCTATCTAATTTTATGACGGCCTTCGTGAGCAAATATCTTCCCGACCCGTTAATTTTTGCTCTGCTGCTCACCATTATCACCTTCTTTAGCGCCTGGGGGCTTACCGACAATACTCCCGTTAGCCTGGTGAAAATGTGGGGTGATGGTTTCTGGAATCTGCTTGCTTTCGGGATGCAGATGGCTCTTGTTGTTGTTACAGGCCACGCTCTGGCAAGCTCGCAACCGGTCAAGAGTCTGCTCAGCACCACAGCCTCTATTGCCAAAACACCGGTACAGGGCGTCATGCTGGTCACTTTTGTCGGCTCTATTGCCTGCGCACTTAACTGGGGTTTTGGTCTGGTGGTGGGGGCTATGTTTGCCCGTGAAGTGGCCAGGAAGATCCCCGGCTCCGATTATCCTCTGCTGATTGCATGTGCTTATATTGCATTCATGACCTGGGGTGGTGGTTTTTCCGGCTCTATGCCTCTGCTGGCTGCAACGCCGGGTAATCCTATCGCCCATTACATGGTGACCGAAGCCAACCCTGATGGCATTATTCCTATTACCGATACCATCTTTACCGGCTACAACATCTTCATCATGCTGGCACTGATTATTACTCTGCCGCTGATTACCCGCATGATGTTTCCTAAAGACGGTAATGTGAAGAGTATTGATCCTGCCCTGCTGGCTCCTGAGCCTAGTTTTCAGAAGCAACTGGGCCCGGATGCCGTATTTGCCGAAAGGATAGAAGAAAGTCGCGCGCTTTCCTACGTCATTGGTTTGCTGGGTATCAGCTACCTGTGTATCTATTTTTACAATAAGGGTTTTAGCATCACCATCAACACGGTTAACCTGATTTTTCTGGTTGCTGGTATTTTGCTGCACAAAACCCCGATGGCCTATATGCGTGCGATCTCTCACGCTGCCAGAAGTACGGCCGGCATTCTTGTTCAGTTTCCTTTCTATGCGGGTATTCAGCTGATGATGGAGCACTCCGGTCTCGGTGGTCTCATCACCGAGCTGTTTATCAACATCGCCAACAGGGATAACTTTCCTCTAATGACTTTCTTCAGCTCTGCGCTGATCAACTTCGCTGTTCCCTCTGGTGGTGGTCACTGGGTGGTGCAGGGGCCGTTCGTTATCCCCGCTGCCCAGGCATTGGGAGCCGATCTGGGTAAATCCACTATGGCGATTGCCTATGGGGAACAGTGGATGAATATGGCACAACCTTTCTGGGCTTTGCCTGCTCTGGCCATTGCCGGTCTGGGCGTACGGGACATTATGGGCTTTTGTATGACTGCTCTGATATTTACGGCCCCGATTTTCATCATCGGCCTTTATTTTTTCTAA
- a CDS encoding acetyl-CoA C-acetyltransferase produces the protein MENVVIVSATRTALGSFNGSLASVSAVELGNIVIAEALKRAGVEGAQVEEVIMGNVLQAGLGQNPARQAALKAGIPDTVPSFTVNKVCGSGLKSVELAAQAILAGDAEIIVAGGMENMSQAPYLLDSKARWGYRMGNGQLYDTLVGDGLTCATNQYHMGITAENVAEQYGITRAEQDAFALLSQQKASRAVVEGVFAREIVPVVMKSRKGETVFAMDEYPKADASAEQLAKLKPAFKADGTVTAGNASGINDGAAALVLMSESKARALGLKPLARIRSYASAGVAPSVMGLGPVPATQKALAKAKLQVSDIGLIEANEAFAAQFLAVGKALNFDMDKVNVNGGAIALGHPIGASGARILVTLLHAMQARDVELGLATLCIGGGQGTAIVVERM, from the coding sequence ATGGAAAATGTTGTCATCGTAAGTGCCACGCGCACCGCATTAGGGAGTTTTAACGGCTCCCTTGCCTCTGTCAGTGCTGTGGAGCTGGGCAATATTGTGATTGCCGAAGCTCTGAAACGTGCAGGTGTTGAAGGTGCCCAGGTAGAAGAAGTCATCATGGGTAATGTTCTTCAGGCAGGTCTTGGTCAGAATCCGGCCCGTCAGGCGGCATTGAAAGCCGGCATTCCCGATACCGTACCTTCTTTTACTGTGAACAAGGTATGCGGATCCGGCCTTAAGAGCGTGGAACTTGCCGCCCAGGCTATTTTGGCAGGAGACGCCGAGATTATTGTCGCCGGTGGTATGGAAAACATGAGTCAGGCCCCTTACCTGCTCGACAGCAAGGCCCGTTGGGGATATCGCATGGGCAATGGCCAGCTGTATGACACGCTGGTGGGGGATGGCCTTACTTGTGCTACGAATCAATACCATATGGGCATTACAGCTGAAAATGTGGCGGAGCAATATGGTATCACCCGCGCAGAGCAGGACGCTTTTGCATTGCTGTCCCAGCAAAAAGCTTCACGTGCGGTTGTTGAAGGTGTTTTTGCCAGGGAAATCGTGCCGGTTGTTATGAAGTCTCGCAAGGGAGAAACCGTTTTTGCAATGGATGAATACCCGAAAGCAGATGCCAGTGCCGAGCAGCTTGCCAAACTTAAGCCTGCCTTTAAGGCGGATGGTACTGTAACGGCTGGTAATGCTTCTGGCATCAATGATGGTGCTGCCGCTCTGGTGCTCATGTCCGAAAGCAAGGCCAGGGCACTTGGGCTTAAGCCTCTGGCTCGTATCCGCAGCTATGCCAGCGCCGGTGTTGCGCCCTCCGTTATGGGGCTGGGCCCGGTTCCCGCCACGCAAAAAGCCCTTGCCAAGGCCAAGCTGCAAGTTTCGGACATCGGGCTGATTGAAGCGAATGAAGCTTTTGCTGCTCAGTTTCTTGCTGTGGGTAAAGCCTTGAATTTCGATATGGATAAAGTTAACGTGAATGGTGGTGCTATTGCTTTGGGCCATCCTATCGGAGCCAGTGGCGCCCGAATTCTGGTTACACTTTTACATGCAATGCAGGCAAGGGACGTGGAGCTTGGCTTGGCGACTCTTTGTATTGGTGGCGGTCAAGGTACTGCTATTGTTGTTGAACGGATGTAA
- the atoS gene encoding two-component system sensor histidine kinase AtoS: MLVTKFYPEKFRTKVMLLAISLVCIPTILIAYLVEKQGKDLLLQEKESKLFAFTYMLDLELGNTFDPRNNTRSREEQIKYFNHLLSPRIEALLTRMPNVGVGYYNNALDAIVVYAPEKENGNKVGVRITKHHPGRKVMALGAPVVESGELVRGNIMNAMIPIVRDKQILGYIWANELMDDIDQQTMALDKNILIVSLFGIIVSLFLTSLLSRRLSSDIDNIKEGLRELQFDLHNKIPPLKGEMNDIVDGVNHLAFSLNQAKTLNEMILESTVDGVITVDINGAITTMNPAAQCITGCDPDKVLGKPYQTIIDDQNFKSPLLDTLRSGVEHISVEIDFPVSGNICKLSSSSSLLKNSHGETIGAVVIFKDLTEQKEMQRIVQQAERLAAIGELMAGVAHEIRNPLTAVRGFVQYLQKDTSKAEKDEFIVIILKEVDSINKVIQQLLDFSRPPKNFFSATSLNQLVHDTLILIKSSNSSSTIRFVLNLDESLKDIYLDREMIKQVLLNLLINAVQAIDNGGTITIVSALSKDGLYQRIKIWDTGHGIDEKLKSKIFSPFFTTKPSGTGLGLAIAHKIIASHNGSITIENHEEGGAVVTITLPML, translated from the coding sequence GTGCTGGTAACAAAATTTTACCCTGAAAAATTCCGAACCAAGGTGATGCTACTGGCTATCAGCCTGGTTTGCATCCCGACCATTTTGATTGCCTACCTTGTAGAAAAACAGGGGAAAGACCTGTTGCTTCAAGAAAAGGAAAGTAAGCTTTTTGCCTTTACTTACATGCTAGATCTGGAGCTGGGCAATACCTTTGATCCTCGCAATAACACGCGATCCCGCGAGGAGCAGATTAAGTATTTTAATCATCTGCTCTCCCCCAGAATAGAGGCTTTGCTAACCCGCATGCCCAATGTGGGGGTGGGTTATTACAATAACGCTCTGGATGCAATCGTGGTTTATGCGCCGGAGAAGGAAAACGGCAATAAGGTCGGGGTCCGTATTACAAAACACCACCCGGGGCGCAAGGTAATGGCTTTGGGGGCACCAGTGGTAGAGAGTGGTGAACTGGTCCGGGGTAATATCATGAATGCCATGATCCCCATCGTTCGGGATAAGCAGATTCTTGGTTATATCTGGGCCAATGAATTGATGGATGATATTGACCAGCAGACCATGGCGCTGGATAAAAATATTCTCATAGTCAGCCTGTTTGGCATCATCGTCAGCCTGTTTCTGACTTCTTTACTATCCCGGCGTCTTAGCTCCGATATTGACAATATCAAGGAAGGGTTGCGGGAGTTGCAGTTTGATCTGCACAATAAAATTCCTCCCCTGAAAGGAGAGATGAACGATATTGTGGATGGGGTGAACCACCTGGCTTTTTCTTTGAATCAGGCCAAAACACTGAATGAGATGATTCTGGAGAGCACGGTTGATGGGGTCATTACCGTGGATATAAATGGTGCAATTACCACGATGAATCCGGCAGCCCAGTGTATTACCGGCTGTGATCCCGATAAGGTACTGGGTAAGCCTTACCAGACCATCATTGATGACCAGAATTTCAAAAGCCCCTTGCTAGATACGCTGCGGAGCGGGGTAGAGCATATCAGTGTGGAAATTGATTTTCCTGTTTCGGGCAATATTTGTAAATTGAGCTCAAGTTCCAGTCTTTTGAAAAACAGCCACGGCGAGACAATCGGAGCCGTGGTGATTTTCAAGGATCTGACTGAACAGAAGGAGATGCAGCGGATTGTCCAGCAGGCAGAGCGGCTGGCTGCAATCGGTGAATTGATGGCCGGGGTTGCCCACGAAATACGTAATCCGCTTACGGCAGTACGGGGTTTTGTACAGTATCTTCAGAAGGACACCAGCAAGGCGGAGAAGGATGAGTTCATTGTGATCATCCTAAAAGAAGTGGATTCGATCAACAAAGTCATCCAGCAGCTGCTTGATTTTTCCAGGCCACCCAAAAACTTTTTTTCGGCCACATCCCTGAACCAGCTGGTTCATGACACCCTGATTCTGATCAAGTCTTCCAATAGCTCATCTACCATTCGGTTTGTGCTGAATCTGGATGAGAGCTTGAAGGATATCTATTTGGATAGAGAAATGATCAAACAGGTGCTGCTTAATCTGCTGATCAATGCCGTACAGGCCATTGATAACGGAGGAACGATCACGATTGTTTCGGCGTTATCCAAGGATGGGCTATACCAGCGGATTAAAATATGGGATACAGGTCATGGTATTGATGAAAAGCTGAAGAGCAAGATTTTTAGCCCGTTTTTTACAACAAAACCTTCAGGAACCGGGCTGGGTCTGGCAATTGCCCACAAAATTATTGCTTCCCATAACGGGAGTATAACGATAGAAAATCATGAAGAAGGCGGAGCAGTTGTTACGATTACTTTGCCTATGTTGTAG
- a CDS encoding sigma 54-interacting transcriptional regulator: protein MSSHKVLIVDDEINLRKLLSVVFTEEGYEVICAADGEEAINLFGKEAFDLVLMDIRMPKMDGLTTLKILKEANSEVPIILMTAYGGVDTAVEALKLGAFDYTVKPFDLDDLKLLVKKAFIKQQKRENIPLTEVELPNGYDKHEKMLTNSTNMMELFRNIARVSQTNSSVLVMGESGTGKELVAKAIHYHSKRESGPFIKVNCGALTESLLESTLFGHAKGAFTGAQSNQVGLFERANHGTLLLDEVGEMSPGLQVKLLRVLQEREFEPIGSSKTIKTDFRLIAATNRNMQEMMDQGLFRQDLFYRLNVMSLFLPSLRERPDDIMLLAHHFVQRFCAENGKDVLDFFIDTIEVLNNYSWPGNIRELSNAMERAVIMAAGALIYPEDLPEQIAQSKKQDSQVASVFANRKLANKNLKDSMKNFERELIENTLRENHGHREMTAKALGVCKRTLMYKLQEYGIDSD from the coding sequence ATGTCTAGTCATAAAGTGCTTATCGTCGATGATGAAATCAATTTACGTAAACTGCTTTCGGTGGTGTTTACGGAAGAAGGCTACGAGGTCATTTGCGCAGCAGATGGCGAGGAGGCGATTAATCTGTTTGGCAAAGAGGCTTTCGATCTGGTGCTAATGGATATCCGTATGCCCAAGATGGATGGACTGACGACACTTAAAATTTTGAAAGAGGCCAATAGCGAGGTTCCCATTATTCTGATGACGGCCTATGGAGGGGTGGATACGGCGGTTGAGGCACTTAAACTGGGCGCATTTGATTACACTGTAAAGCCATTTGACCTGGATGATCTGAAGTTGCTGGTTAAAAAAGCCTTTATCAAGCAGCAGAAGCGGGAAAACATCCCCCTTACCGAGGTGGAGCTGCCCAATGGCTATGACAAGCATGAAAAAATGCTGACCAATAGCACCAATATGATGGAGTTGTTCCGCAATATTGCCAGGGTATCCCAGACCAACTCATCCGTGCTGGTGATGGGAGAAAGCGGTACGGGGAAAGAGCTTGTGGCCAAAGCTATTCATTATCACAGTAAGCGTGAGAGTGGCCCTTTTATCAAAGTGAATTGCGGTGCTTTAACTGAAAGCCTGCTGGAAAGTACTTTGTTTGGCCATGCTAAAGGTGCTTTTACAGGAGCGCAAAGTAACCAAGTTGGTTTGTTTGAGCGAGCCAATCACGGGACTTTGCTGCTAGATGAGGTGGGAGAAATGTCGCCCGGCTTGCAAGTGAAACTATTGAGAGTCTTGCAGGAGAGGGAGTTCGAACCGATTGGCAGCAGTAAAACAATCAAAACAGATTTTCGTCTGATTGCAGCCACCAACCGGAATATGCAAGAGATGATGGATCAGGGATTGTTCCGGCAGGATCTGTTTTATCGCCTGAATGTGATGTCGCTTTTCCTGCCTTCTTTAAGGGAAAGGCCGGATGACATCATGTTGCTGGCCCACCATTTTGTGCAACGGTTTTGTGCTGAAAATGGTAAGGATGTTTTGGATTTTTTCATTGATACCATCGAAGTTCTAAATAATTATTCCTGGCCAGGTAATATTCGCGAGTTATCGAATGCAATGGAGCGGGCTGTAATTATGGCTGCCGGGGCTTTGATTTACCCTGAGGATCTGCCCGAGCAGATCGCCCAGTCAAAAAAACAGGATTCCCAGGTGGCTTCTGTTTTTGCCAACCGGAAGCTTGCCAACAAAAACCTGAAAGACAGCATGAAGAATTTTGAGAGGGAATTGATTGAGAATACCCTAAGGGAAAATCATGGGCACAGAGAAATGACTGCCAAGGCCCTGGGGGTATGTAAACGAACTTTGATGTATAAGCTGCAGGAATACGGTATTGATTCGGATTGA